In a single window of the Cucumis melo cultivar AY chromosome 11, USDA_Cmelo_AY_1.0, whole genome shotgun sequence genome:
- the LOC103498001 gene encoding reticulon-like protein B2: MADPSETVQPKAVEIADDNIINDQQPITPSPPLSSNSDKVEHSPPEDEAAESSEMLRKKQPVHRVLGSGKLADAFLWRDKKVSVAFVGGATIVWAFFELLEYHLLPILCYALIVVVALLFLWSNAHIFIYKSPPHLPEVRIREEPLLQVASAARIEINRAIAMLRDVASGRDVKKFLAVVVGLWFLSVVGKRCNFLTLFYIVVVLLHTVPVFYEKYKYKIDSFMEKIVAESKKKYSVFNEKVASRFSKEPLRDKKD; this comes from the exons ATGGCGGACCCTTCAGAAACCGTACAACCCAAGGCGGTGGAAATCGCCGATGATAATATTATTAATGATCAACAACCCATTACTCCTTCTCCCCCGCTGTCCTCTAATTCCGACAAAGTGGAACATTCTCCGCCGGAGGACGAGGCGGCGGAGAGTTCTGAAATGTTGAGGAAAAAGCAACCTGTTCATCGCGTTCTTGGCTCCGGAAAGC TTGCGGATGCGTTCTTATGGCGGGACAAGAAGGTCTCGGTTGCGTTTGTTGGCGGAGCAACGATAGTTTGGGCGTTTTTTGAATTGCTTGAATATCATTTGCTTCCAATTCTATGTTACGCGTTGATCGTGGTTGTTGCTCTCTTGTTTCTTTGGTCCAATGCTCATATATTCATCTACAA GAGCCCTCCTCATCTTCCGGAAGTTCGTATTAGGGAGGAACCATTGCTACAGGTAGCTTCTGCAGCAAGGATAGAGATCAATCGGGCCATTGCGATGTTACGTGATGTTGCATCCGGGAGAGATGTGAAGAAGTTTCTTGCT GTGGTTGTTGGCTTGTGGTTCCTATCAGTAGTAGGAAAACGGTGCAATTTTTTGACCCTGTTTTACATAG tTGTTGTACTGCTGCACACGGTACCGGTCTTTTACGAGAAGTACAAGTACAAAATCGACTCATTTATGGAGAAGATCGTGGCAGAGAGTAAAAAGAAGTATTCGGTTTTTAATGAGAAAGTGGCGAGTAGATTTTCCAAAGAACCATTAAGGGACAAGAAGGATTGA
- the LOC103497684 gene encoding golgin candidate 3 isoform X2: protein MMWSSIANLKENLNKIALDVHNDDDEEEFAIYGSNRGDADVSVSDRRNSHRFAHSNPVTRSPVANGIEDARHPEIEQYKAEIKRLQESERNIKSLSMNYAALLKEKEGSDQSPSRLLRGKTRRNGMVSKQDGIANGASHSGKHDSLSKMVPEHSTSQELADLQEGNMGSLQDVQATLELKQLRKELQQEREQLADVQLRLREEQKLNKKFQEELNSLQMNKDKASLEMSDILRELNEKKLEVKQLQVELNRREKMKSDDNVEELKRLITTLEKEKSTLEMEKKELKDTLEKSRESSGVGTPSKSLEMVNRHLSGSSEKLGPSGKEDRDLSLQKLKKDLKEMQQERDKAVHELSRLKQHLLEKESEESEKMDEDSRIIEELRHNNEYQRGQILHLEKALNQAIATQKEAEMYGNNELQKSKEIIEDLNRKLANCMSTIDSKNIELLNLQTALGQYYAEIEAKEHLESVLAREREEEAKLSQMLKDANQREDALKKEKEEILSKLSISERALGEWKSRVNKLEEDNSKLRRALDQSMTRLNRMSVDSDFLVDRRIVIKLLVTYFQRNHSKEVLDLMVRMLGFSEDEKLRIGAAKQGPSKGVVRGVLGLPGRLVGGILGGSAAETPANMASDNQSFADLWVDFLLKENEEREKRQAEESLKLREESKSSGPDVALTGSPSLDPRTKTTGSTPNSSRTAFPSHLQSTHLPFGNDFRLSRHHSDSEFSTVPLTSSSENTYNSRPLPKY, encoded by the exons ATTGAACAATACAAAGCAGAAATTAAGAGGCTTCAAGAATCCGAGAGGAATATTAAATCATTATCAATGAATTATGCAGCTTTGCTAAAGGAAAAAGAG GGAAGCGATCAATCACCTAGCCGACTGCTTAGGGGGAAGACCCGGCGTAATGGTATGGTGTCTAAGCAGGATGGAATTGCTAATGGAGCTTCACACTCTGGAAAACATGATTCCCTGAGTAAGATGGTACCAGAACATTCAACTTCACAG GAGCTTGCAGATTTGCAAGAAGGGAATATGGGATCACTGCAAGATGTGCAAGCTACTCTTGAGTTGAAACAATTAAGGAAGGAACTTCAACAAGAACGGGAACAGTTGGCAGATGTGCAATTAAGATTGCGAG AGGAGCAGAAATTGAACAAAAAGTTCCAGGAGGAGTTGAATTCTCTACAAATGAACAAGGACAAA GCATCGTTGGAGATGAGTGACATTCTAAGAGAATTGAATGAGAAGAAACTAGAAGTAAAGCAATTGCAAGTTGAGTTGAATAGAAGAGAGAAGATGAAGTCTGATGATAACGTGGAGGAATTGAAGAGATTAATTACAACAttggagaaagaaaaaagtaCTCTGGAG ATGGAAAAGAAGGAACTCAAAGATACATTGGAAAAGAGCCGAGAGTCGTCAGGTGTTGGAACCCCATCAAAATCATTGGAAATGGTGAATAGGCACCTAAGTGGTTCTAGTGAG AAATTAGGTCCATCTGGAAAAGAAGATAGGGACCTATCATTGCAAAAATTGAAGAAAGATTTGAAGGAAATGCAGCAAGAGAGAGACAAGGCTGTGCATGAACTATCACGTCTCAAGCAGCATTTGTTGGAAAAG GAATCTGAGGAATCAGAAAAGATGGATGAAGACAGCAGGATAATTGAAGAACTTCGTCATAATAATGAGTATCAGAGGGGTCAGATATTGCATTTAGAGAAAGCATTGAATCAGGCAATTGCGACACAGAAGGAGGCTGAGATGTATGGTAACAATGAACTTCAGAAATCTAAAGAAATTATTGAAGATCTTAACAGAAAACTTGCAAACTGTATGAGTACTATAGATTCCAAGAACATTGAACTATTGAATCTTCAAACTGCACTTGGCCAGTACTATGCAGAAATTGAAGCCaag GAACACTTGGAGAGTGTTTTGGCTcgggaaagagaagaagaagctaAATTGTCTCAAATGCTAAAG GATGCTAACCAAAGAGAAGATGCGTTAAAGAAGGAGAAGGAAGAAATTTTGTCAAAGCTTTCAATTTCTGAAAGAGCATTGGGAGAATGGAAAAGCAGAGTCAATAAACTTGAAGAAGATAATTCAAAGTTGCGCCGTGCTCTTGATCAGAGTATGACAAGGCTGAATAGGATGTCGGTGGATTCAGATTTTCTTGTTGACAG GCGTATTGTGATCAAATTACTGGTGACGTACTTCCAGAGAAACCACAGTAAAGAG GTTTTGGATCTTATGGTCCGCATGCTTGGATTTTCTGAAGATGAGAAGCTGAGGATAGGAGCTGCTAAACAAGGCCCAAGCAAAGGTGTTGTACGCGGAGTTTTAGGCCTTCCTGGACGCCTGGTGGGTGGGATTTTGGGAGGAAGCGCAGCGGAGACACCAGCTAATATGGCTTCTGATAATCAG TCCTTTGCAGATTTATGGGTCGACTTCCTTCTCAaggaaaatgaagagagagagaagagacaAGCCGAGGAAAGCCTCAAGCTTCGGGAAGAATCGAAATCCAGTGGCCCAGATGTCGCCCTTACTGGTTCACCATCACTTGATCCCAGAACGAAGACGACTGGTTCAACACCCAATTCTTCAAGAACAGCTTTCCCTTCTCATCTTCAATCGACTCACCTTCCTTTTGGTAATGATTTTCGCCTTTCAAGACACCACTCCGATTCGGAGTTCTCAACAGTTCCTCTCACATCATCATCGGAGAACACTTATAACTCAAGACCGCTTCCAAAATACTGA
- the LOC103497686 gene encoding uncharacterized protein LOC103497686 isoform X1, with translation MDNGCGIAKTICSICYEDLKPIIEDLQSISICGHVFHELCLQQWFEYCSNGKKKYSCPMCKQTCVGKDVARLYFQSVGDANDPMLAKKPADWIEKDPELLRSEIKRLEMRVSVLNSTLETQGKDIKELHEELQLCQDELKKEVGLRNDAMKQKILMSQLLHLKSEELENSTVECKRLHERSMALAKELAAFKLISEVDLDEEEVLKLSSLGSGADNKDTIDILRKSLVLRNRSYKELMAKCNLLGRGEARSCKKLEKANGKINKLKVRVQELEKAIEDKDNEVLRGLKDAKKLGVQGSVCCKCNMVSAKNKSAAAADTLPSTASQINEPLSSRKEKIYDFPSGTHTSYLTTVDIAENICSSVNKKTSECSQVENAKDSTMESQISEEGNRMSYHPQLTSCNLVRKKASEKTTNSVNPMPSTTTVRTAVPGDEGMPLLVEDSAEPEAVLINIRRESSSHISLNKPGGISFSGGLLGPNGSNMYLGKWCKRGQTNGSSAMQGSRSGELIAVGADGRGGQIKVLRSQNESSLSDATSAGTKRFKNGVKNVNMRIENFFSKC, from the exons ATGGACAATGGTTGCGGTATTGCCAAAACCATTTGCTCAATTTGCTACGAGGATCTAAAACCCATCATCGAGGATCTTCAATCCATCTCAATCTGTGGCCATGTCTTCCACGAGCTCTG TTTACAGCAGTGGTTTGAGTATTGTTCGAATGGGAAGAAGAAATACAGTTGTCCTATGTGTAAGCAGACCTGTGTGGGAAAAGATGTTGCGCGGTTGTATTTTCAATCTGTGGGTGATGCGAATGATCCAATGCTGGCTAAGAAACCTGCCGATTGGATTGAGAAAGATCCGGAGTTGTTGAGAAGTGAGATCAAGAGGTTGGAGATGAGGGTATCAGTGCTTAATTCGACATTGGAAACTCAAGGGAAGGATATCAAAGAGCTTCACGAGGAG CTTCAACTTTGCCAGGATGAACTGAAGAAAGAAGTAGGCTTGAGGAATGATGCCATGAAACAAAAAATTTTAATGTCTCAACTGCTTCATTTAAAATCCGAG GAACTTGAAAACTCAACTGTTGAGTGCAAAAGGCTGCACGAAAGAAGTATGGCTTTAGCTAAAGAACTTGCAGCTTTCAAGTT AATATCTGAAGTGGATCTTGATGAAGAGGAGGTCCTAAAGCTTTCTTCATTGGGTAGTGGAGCAGACAATAAAGATACAATTGACATTCTAAGGAAATCCTTGGTCCTACGTAATAG GAGTTATAAAGAATTGATGGCAAAGTGCAATCTTCTTGGAAGGGGAGAGGCTCGTTCTTGTAAGAAACTTGAGAAGGCAAATGGGAAAATAAATAAGCTAAAG GTAAGGGTCCAAGAACTAGAGAAAGCCATTGAAGATAAAGATAATGAAGTTCTGAGAGGCTTGAAAGACGCAAAAAAACTAGGAGTTCAGGGTAGTGTTTGTTGTAAATGTAACATGGTATCAGCAAAAAATAAGTCCGCTGCTGCAGCAGATACTTTACCTTCAACTGCAAGCCAGATCAACGAACCGTTATCTTctagaaaagagaaaatttatGACTTTCCAAGCGGTACTCATACAAGCTATTTGACCACGGTAGATATAGCTGAGAACATATGCTCCTCAGTGAATAAGAAAACTTCAGAATGTTCTCAAGTTGAGAATGCCAAAGATTCTACTATGGAAAGCCAAATAAGTGAGGAAGGAAACCGAATGTCTTACCATCCGCAGTTGACCAGCTGCAATTTGGTCCGGAAAAAGGCGTCAGAAAAAACAACCAACTCAGTAAATCCTATGCCTTCAACAACTACAGTCAGAACTGCTGTCCCGGGGGATGAAGGCATGCCTTTGTTGGTTGAAGACTCAGCAGAACCTGAAGCTGTCCTTATTAACATTAGGCGAGAATCCTCTAGCCACATATCACTCAATAAGCCAG GAGGTATATCTTTTTCTGGTGGACTACTTGGCCCTAATGGATCAAATATGTATTTGGGTAAATGGTGCAAACGTGGACAAACCAATGGCTCAAGTGCAATGCAAGGTTCACGTTCAGGTGAACTGATTGCTGTTGGCGCTGACGGGAGAGGTGGACAAATAAAAGTCCTGAGATCTCAAAATGAATCCTCACTG AGTGACGCAACATCAGCAGGGACAAAGAGGTTCAAGAATGGAGTAAAAAATGTTAATATGCGAATAGAGAACTTCTTTTCAAAGTGCTAG
- the LOC103497685 gene encoding uncharacterized protein LOC103497685 — MVGKDQAQPLTPATLDRLSSDNGETELHLKRIQRKRFIKCCSFIAALLIIPTIVIIIILMFTLFQIKDPIIRMNRVSITKLELINNVIPKPGSNVSLTADVSVKNPNMASFKYSNTTTTLFINETVIGEVRGPPGKAKARQTVRMNVTIDIVADRVLSNLNNDVSLGKVRLRSFSRIPGKVKLLHLIGRNVVVKMNCTFVINIFSKSIEDQKCKRKMKM; from the coding sequence ATGGTGGGCAAGGACCAAGCTCAGCCTCTCACCCCAGCCACCCTCGATCGTTTGAGTAGCGACAACGGCGAAACAGAACTACATCTAAAGAGAATCCAACGAAAAAGATTCATAAAATGTTGCAGTTTCATAGCAGCTCTTCTCATAATACCCACGATAGTAATCATCATCATCTTGATGTTCACTCTATTTCAAATCAAGGATCCCATAATCCGAATGAATAGAGTTTCAATCACAAAACTCGAGTTGATCAACAATGTCATACCAAAGCCAGGATCCAACGTGTCACTGACTGCCGATGTGTCGGTAAAAAATCCCAACATGGCATCGTTCAAGTATAGTAATACTACTACAACTCTATTCATCAATGAGACAGTGATAGGGGAGGTACGAGGGCCGCCGGGGAAAGCCAAGGCAAGACAAACAGTGCGAATGAATGTCACTATTGACATCGTTGCCGATCGAGTCTTGTCGAACCTCAACAACGACGTGAGCTTGGGGAAGGTGAGACTGAGAAGCTTTTCAAGGATCCCAGGAAAAGTGAAGTTGTTGCATCTTATAGGGAGAAATGTTGTTGTGAAGATGAATTGTACATTCGTGATCAATATATTCAGTAAGTCAATTGAGGATCAGAAATGcaagaggaagatgaagatgTAG
- the LOC103497684 gene encoding golgin candidate 4 isoform X1: protein MMWSSIANLKENLNKIALDVHNDDDEEEFAIYGSNRGDADVSVSDRRNSHRFAHSNPVTRSPVANGIEDARHPEIEQYKAEIKRLQESERNIKSLSMNYAALLKEKEELILRLNKENGSLKQSLDATNSPKSESSKSPANGTSEMKGSDQSPSRLLRGKTRRNGMVSKQDGIANGASHSGKHDSLSKMVPEHSTSQELADLQEGNMGSLQDVQATLELKQLRKELQQEREQLADVQLRLREEQKLNKKFQEELNSLQMNKDKASLEMSDILRELNEKKLEVKQLQVELNRREKMKSDDNVEELKRLITTLEKEKSTLEMEKKELKDTLEKSRESSGVGTPSKSLEMVNRHLSGSSEKLGPSGKEDRDLSLQKLKKDLKEMQQERDKAVHELSRLKQHLLEKESEESEKMDEDSRIIEELRHNNEYQRGQILHLEKALNQAIATQKEAEMYGNNELQKSKEIIEDLNRKLANCMSTIDSKNIELLNLQTALGQYYAEIEAKEHLESVLAREREEEAKLSQMLKDANQREDALKKEKEEILSKLSISERALGEWKSRVNKLEEDNSKLRRALDQSMTRLNRMSVDSDFLVDRRIVIKLLVTYFQRNHSKEVLDLMVRMLGFSEDEKLRIGAAKQGPSKGVVRGVLGLPGRLVGGILGGSAAETPANMASDNQSFADLWVDFLLKENEEREKRQAEESLKLREESKSSGPDVALTGSPSLDPRTKTTGSTPNSSRTAFPSHLQSTHLPFGNDFRLSRHHSDSEFSTVPLTSSSENTYNSRPLPKY from the exons ATTGAACAATACAAAGCAGAAATTAAGAGGCTTCAAGAATCCGAGAGGAATATTAAATCATTATCAATGAATTATGCAGCTTTGCTAAAGGAAAAAGAG GAGCTAATCTTACGATTAAACAAGGAAAACGGCTCGCTAAAACAAAGCTTGGATGCTACAAATTCACCTAAATCTGAAAGTTCCAAATCACCAGCAAATGGAACTAGTGAAATGAAG GGAAGCGATCAATCACCTAGCCGACTGCTTAGGGGGAAGACCCGGCGTAATGGTATGGTGTCTAAGCAGGATGGAATTGCTAATGGAGCTTCACACTCTGGAAAACATGATTCCCTGAGTAAGATGGTACCAGAACATTCAACTTCACAG GAGCTTGCAGATTTGCAAGAAGGGAATATGGGATCACTGCAAGATGTGCAAGCTACTCTTGAGTTGAAACAATTAAGGAAGGAACTTCAACAAGAACGGGAACAGTTGGCAGATGTGCAATTAAGATTGCGAG AGGAGCAGAAATTGAACAAAAAGTTCCAGGAGGAGTTGAATTCTCTACAAATGAACAAGGACAAA GCATCGTTGGAGATGAGTGACATTCTAAGAGAATTGAATGAGAAGAAACTAGAAGTAAAGCAATTGCAAGTTGAGTTGAATAGAAGAGAGAAGATGAAGTCTGATGATAACGTGGAGGAATTGAAGAGATTAATTACAACAttggagaaagaaaaaagtaCTCTGGAG ATGGAAAAGAAGGAACTCAAAGATACATTGGAAAAGAGCCGAGAGTCGTCAGGTGTTGGAACCCCATCAAAATCATTGGAAATGGTGAATAGGCACCTAAGTGGTTCTAGTGAG AAATTAGGTCCATCTGGAAAAGAAGATAGGGACCTATCATTGCAAAAATTGAAGAAAGATTTGAAGGAAATGCAGCAAGAGAGAGACAAGGCTGTGCATGAACTATCACGTCTCAAGCAGCATTTGTTGGAAAAG GAATCTGAGGAATCAGAAAAGATGGATGAAGACAGCAGGATAATTGAAGAACTTCGTCATAATAATGAGTATCAGAGGGGTCAGATATTGCATTTAGAGAAAGCATTGAATCAGGCAATTGCGACACAGAAGGAGGCTGAGATGTATGGTAACAATGAACTTCAGAAATCTAAAGAAATTATTGAAGATCTTAACAGAAAACTTGCAAACTGTATGAGTACTATAGATTCCAAGAACATTGAACTATTGAATCTTCAAACTGCACTTGGCCAGTACTATGCAGAAATTGAAGCCaag GAACACTTGGAGAGTGTTTTGGCTcgggaaagagaagaagaagctaAATTGTCTCAAATGCTAAAG GATGCTAACCAAAGAGAAGATGCGTTAAAGAAGGAGAAGGAAGAAATTTTGTCAAAGCTTTCAATTTCTGAAAGAGCATTGGGAGAATGGAAAAGCAGAGTCAATAAACTTGAAGAAGATAATTCAAAGTTGCGCCGTGCTCTTGATCAGAGTATGACAAGGCTGAATAGGATGTCGGTGGATTCAGATTTTCTTGTTGACAG GCGTATTGTGATCAAATTACTGGTGACGTACTTCCAGAGAAACCACAGTAAAGAG GTTTTGGATCTTATGGTCCGCATGCTTGGATTTTCTGAAGATGAGAAGCTGAGGATAGGAGCTGCTAAACAAGGCCCAAGCAAAGGTGTTGTACGCGGAGTTTTAGGCCTTCCTGGACGCCTGGTGGGTGGGATTTTGGGAGGAAGCGCAGCGGAGACACCAGCTAATATGGCTTCTGATAATCAG TCCTTTGCAGATTTATGGGTCGACTTCCTTCTCAaggaaaatgaagagagagagaagagacaAGCCGAGGAAAGCCTCAAGCTTCGGGAAGAATCGAAATCCAGTGGCCCAGATGTCGCCCTTACTGGTTCACCATCACTTGATCCCAGAACGAAGACGACTGGTTCAACACCCAATTCTTCAAGAACAGCTTTCCCTTCTCATCTTCAATCGACTCACCTTCCTTTTGGTAATGATTTTCGCCTTTCAAGACACCACTCCGATTCGGAGTTCTCAACAGTTCCTCTCACATCATCATCGGAGAACACTTATAACTCAAGACCGCTTCCAAAATACTGA
- the LOC103497686 gene encoding uncharacterized protein LOC103497686 isoform X2, with product MCKQTCVGKDVARLYFQSVGDANDPMLAKKPADWIEKDPELLRSEIKRLEMRVSVLNSTLETQGKDIKELHEELQLCQDELKKEVGLRNDAMKQKILMSQLLHLKSEELENSTVECKRLHERSMALAKELAAFKLISEVDLDEEEVLKLSSLGSGADNKDTIDILRKSLVLRNRSYKELMAKCNLLGRGEARSCKKLEKANGKINKLKVRVQELEKAIEDKDNEVLRGLKDAKKLGVQGSVCCKCNMVSAKNKSAAAADTLPSTASQINEPLSSRKEKIYDFPSGTHTSYLTTVDIAENICSSVNKKTSECSQVENAKDSTMESQISEEGNRMSYHPQLTSCNLVRKKASEKTTNSVNPMPSTTTVRTAVPGDEGMPLLVEDSAEPEAVLINIRRESSSHISLNKPGGISFSGGLLGPNGSNMYLGKWCKRGQTNGSSAMQGSRSGELIAVGADGRGGQIKVLRSQNESSLSDATSAGTKRFKNGVKNVNMRIENFFSKC from the exons ATGTGTAAGCAGACCTGTGTGGGAAAAGATGTTGCGCGGTTGTATTTTCAATCTGTGGGTGATGCGAATGATCCAATGCTGGCTAAGAAACCTGCCGATTGGATTGAGAAAGATCCGGAGTTGTTGAGAAGTGAGATCAAGAGGTTGGAGATGAGGGTATCAGTGCTTAATTCGACATTGGAAACTCAAGGGAAGGATATCAAAGAGCTTCACGAGGAG CTTCAACTTTGCCAGGATGAACTGAAGAAAGAAGTAGGCTTGAGGAATGATGCCATGAAACAAAAAATTTTAATGTCTCAACTGCTTCATTTAAAATCCGAG GAACTTGAAAACTCAACTGTTGAGTGCAAAAGGCTGCACGAAAGAAGTATGGCTTTAGCTAAAGAACTTGCAGCTTTCAAGTT AATATCTGAAGTGGATCTTGATGAAGAGGAGGTCCTAAAGCTTTCTTCATTGGGTAGTGGAGCAGACAATAAAGATACAATTGACATTCTAAGGAAATCCTTGGTCCTACGTAATAG GAGTTATAAAGAATTGATGGCAAAGTGCAATCTTCTTGGAAGGGGAGAGGCTCGTTCTTGTAAGAAACTTGAGAAGGCAAATGGGAAAATAAATAAGCTAAAG GTAAGGGTCCAAGAACTAGAGAAAGCCATTGAAGATAAAGATAATGAAGTTCTGAGAGGCTTGAAAGACGCAAAAAAACTAGGAGTTCAGGGTAGTGTTTGTTGTAAATGTAACATGGTATCAGCAAAAAATAAGTCCGCTGCTGCAGCAGATACTTTACCTTCAACTGCAAGCCAGATCAACGAACCGTTATCTTctagaaaagagaaaatttatGACTTTCCAAGCGGTACTCATACAAGCTATTTGACCACGGTAGATATAGCTGAGAACATATGCTCCTCAGTGAATAAGAAAACTTCAGAATGTTCTCAAGTTGAGAATGCCAAAGATTCTACTATGGAAAGCCAAATAAGTGAGGAAGGAAACCGAATGTCTTACCATCCGCAGTTGACCAGCTGCAATTTGGTCCGGAAAAAGGCGTCAGAAAAAACAACCAACTCAGTAAATCCTATGCCTTCAACAACTACAGTCAGAACTGCTGTCCCGGGGGATGAAGGCATGCCTTTGTTGGTTGAAGACTCAGCAGAACCTGAAGCTGTCCTTATTAACATTAGGCGAGAATCCTCTAGCCACATATCACTCAATAAGCCAG GAGGTATATCTTTTTCTGGTGGACTACTTGGCCCTAATGGATCAAATATGTATTTGGGTAAATGGTGCAAACGTGGACAAACCAATGGCTCAAGTGCAATGCAAGGTTCACGTTCAGGTGAACTGATTGCTGTTGGCGCTGACGGGAGAGGTGGACAAATAAAAGTCCTGAGATCTCAAAATGAATCCTCACTG AGTGACGCAACATCAGCAGGGACAAAGAGGTTCAAGAATGGAGTAAAAAATGTTAATATGCGAATAGAGAACTTCTTTTCAAAGTGCTAG